A genomic window from Planctomycetia bacterium includes:
- a CDS encoding arsenate reductase (azurin) small subunit, with the protein MNNNDPLADPKPDCDRLCNPLGFDRRDFLFAAGTSLVALTAPGLFAGPVQAKIAKYPRKKVALISKLKTGVAVEFRYPWNHDNCDSVLLKLGQEAAGGIGPDKDVVAFNGLCPHMGWGIPATKFFADPGIAGPCPGHWTTFDLTRYGMVVSGHATQGLPQVILELDGDDIVAAGMLGLIFGFHDNTAEPK; encoded by the coding sequence ATGAATAACAACGATCCCCTCGCCGATCCCAAACCGGACTGTGATCGGCTATGCAACCCTCTGGGGTTCGACCGACGTGACTTCCTGTTTGCCGCCGGGACTTCGCTCGTCGCCCTGACCGCCCCCGGACTGTTCGCCGGACCAGTTCAAGCCAAAATCGCCAAGTACCCCCGGAAGAAAGTCGCCCTCATTAGCAAACTCAAAACGGGTGTTGCGGTCGAATTCCGCTACCCGTGGAACCACGACAATTGCGATTCAGTGCTATTGAAGCTCGGTCAGGAAGCAGCGGGAGGGATCGGCCCCGACAAAGACGTGGTGGCATTCAACGGTCTCTGCCCGCACATGGGATGGGGCATCCCGGCCACGAAATTCTTCGCTGATCCGGGAATCGCCGGCCCGTGTCCGGGCCACTGGACGACGTTCGACCTGACCAGGTACGGGATGGTCGTCAGCGGCCACGCGACACAAGGATTGCCTCAAGTGATCCTCGAACTCGACGGCGATGACATCGTTGCCGCGGGGATGCTCGGCCTGATCTTCGGGTTTCACGACAACACGGCGGAACCGAAATGA